A window of Actinomadura rubteroloni contains these coding sequences:
- a CDS encoding monovalent cation/H+ antiporter complex subunit F, with protein MTVVYGIVAAGHAIAALLVGARLVRGPSMLDRAVALDVLVAVIMAGLGLRAIVADEPWELVPMLVVSLVGFTGSAAFARFMLYRDDEVADQ; from the coding sequence GTGACCGTCGTCTACGGCATCGTCGCCGCAGGGCACGCCATCGCCGCGCTGCTCGTCGGCGCGCGGCTGGTGCGCGGGCCGTCCATGCTCGACCGCGCCGTCGCGCTGGACGTCCTGGTCGCCGTGATCATGGCCGGGCTCGGGCTGCGCGCCATCGTCGCCGACGAGCCGTGGGAGCTGGTGCCGATGCTCGTCGTCTCGCTCGTCGGGTTCACCGGTTCGGCCGCGTTCGCCCGGTTCATGCTCTACCGCGACGACGAAGTGGCCGATCAGTGA
- the aroQ gene encoding type II 3-dehydroquinate dehydratase — protein sequence MTDSRRVLVLNGPNLRRLGVREPDVYGAATFADLEELCRDTARRLDLHAEVRQTDDEAELVRWIHEAADERVPVVLNPAAFTHYSYALHDAIAQRTAPLVEVHITNPATREEFRHTSVVASVATGTIAGFGFTSYVLALQAIAAELAA from the coding sequence GTGACCGACTCCCGCCGCGTGCTCGTCCTGAACGGGCCGAACCTGCGCCGGCTCGGCGTCCGCGAGCCGGACGTCTACGGCGCCGCGACGTTCGCCGACCTCGAAGAACTGTGCCGGGACACCGCCCGGCGGCTCGACCTGCACGCCGAGGTGCGGCAGACCGACGACGAGGCCGAACTCGTCCGGTGGATCCACGAGGCGGCCGACGAGCGGGTCCCGGTCGTCCTCAACCCGGCGGCGTTCACGCACTACTCCTACGCGCTGCACGACGCGATCGCGCAGCGCACGGCGCCGCTCGTCGAGGTCCACATCACGAACCCGGCGACGCGCGAGGAGTTCCGGCACACTTCGGTCGTGGCGTCGGTCGCGACCGGGACGATCGCCGGCTTCGGGTTCACGTCCTACGTGCTCGCGCTCCAGGCCATCGCGGCCGAACTCGCCGCCTAG
- the mnhG gene encoding monovalent cation/H(+) antiporter subunit G has product MSAVADVALAACLVVGAFAALSAGLGLLTLPDLLTRMHAATKPQAVGVVLILIAVGIRHPTIDVITTLVLIALLQLTTVPVAAHLVGRSAYRTGQVRSDLLYTDELSEALARGAPPEDLD; this is encoded by the coding sequence GTGAGCGCCGTCGCGGACGTCGCCCTGGCCGCCTGCCTGGTCGTCGGCGCGTTCGCCGCGCTCAGCGCCGGGCTCGGCCTGCTGACCCTGCCCGACCTGCTCACCCGGATGCACGCGGCCACGAAGCCGCAGGCCGTCGGGGTCGTCCTCATCCTCATCGCCGTCGGCATCCGGCACCCGACGATCGACGTGATCACCACGCTCGTCCTCATCGCGCTGCTCCAGCTCACGACCGTCCCGGTCGCCGCGCACCTGGTCGGACGGTCGGCCTACCGCACCGGCCAGGTCCGCTCCGATCTGCTCTACACCGACGAGCTGAGCGAGGCCCTGGCGCGCGGCGCGCCGCCCGAGGATCTGGACTGA
- the aroC gene encoding chorismate synthase encodes MLRWLTAGESHGPALTAIVEGLPAGVRVTSGDIAEELRRRRLGHGRGARMKFEQDRVTILGGVRHGVTLGGPVAIEVGNTEWPKWETVMSADPVDADLLAAQARNAPLTQPRPGHADLVGMQKYGFDDARPVLERASARETAARVALGTVAKAFLEQALGVTVLSHVVALGEVEAPEGELPGPGDLAAVDESPVRCFDADASAAMIAHVDELKRAGDTIGGVVEVLAYGLPPGLGSHVHWDRRLDARLAGILMGIQAIKGVGVGDGFTTARRPGSRAHDEIDATPDGVRRRTNRAGGIEGGMTTGEVLRVRAAMKPISTVPRRLDTIDTATGEPAKAINQRSDVTAVPAAGVVAEAMVALVLADAALEKFGGDSAEETARNLRGYLSSLTIK; translated from the coding sequence ATGCTGCGCTGGTTGACCGCGGGGGAGTCGCATGGCCCGGCCCTCACCGCCATCGTGGAGGGCCTTCCGGCCGGCGTGCGCGTGACCTCCGGCGACATCGCCGAGGAACTGCGCCGCCGGCGGCTCGGGCACGGGCGGGGCGCCCGCATGAAGTTCGAGCAGGACCGGGTGACGATCCTCGGCGGCGTCCGGCACGGCGTCACGCTGGGCGGCCCGGTCGCGATCGAGGTCGGCAACACCGAGTGGCCGAAATGGGAGACGGTCATGTCGGCCGACCCCGTGGACGCCGACCTGCTCGCCGCCCAGGCCCGCAACGCCCCGCTGACCCAGCCCCGGCCCGGCCACGCCGACCTGGTCGGGATGCAGAAGTACGGGTTCGACGACGCCCGTCCCGTCCTCGAACGGGCCAGCGCCCGCGAGACGGCCGCCCGCGTCGCGCTCGGCACGGTCGCCAAGGCGTTCCTGGAGCAGGCGCTCGGCGTGACGGTGCTCAGCCACGTCGTCGCGCTCGGCGAGGTCGAGGCGCCCGAGGGCGAGCTGCCCGGCCCCGGCGACCTCGCGGCCGTGGACGAGAGCCCGGTCCGCTGCTTCGACGCCGACGCGTCCGCCGCGATGATCGCGCACGTGGACGAGCTGAAGCGCGCGGGCGACACCATCGGCGGCGTCGTCGAGGTCCTCGCCTACGGGCTCCCGCCGGGCCTCGGCAGCCACGTCCACTGGGACCGGCGGCTGGACGCGCGGCTCGCGGGCATCCTCATGGGCATCCAGGCGATCAAGGGCGTCGGGGTCGGCGACGGGTTCACCACCGCCCGCCGTCCCGGCTCCCGCGCGCACGACGAGATCGACGCCACCCCCGACGGCGTGCGCCGCCGCACCAACCGGGCGGGCGGCATCGAGGGCGGCATGACGACCGGCGAGGTCCTGCGGGTGCGCGCCGCGATGAAGCCGATCTCGACCGTCCCGCGCCGCCTCGACACGATCGACACGGCCACCGGCGAGCCCGCCAAGGCCATCAACCAGCGCAGCGACGTCACGGCCGTCCCGGCGGCCGGGGTGGTCGCCGAGGCGATGGTCGCGCTCGTCCTCGCCGACGCGGCGCTGGAGAAGTTCGGCGGCGACTCGGCCGAGGAGACCGCCCGCAACCTGCGGGGCTACCTGTCCTCGCTGACGATCAAGTGA
- a CDS encoding shikimate kinase yields MTTRPRAVLIGPPGSGKSTVGTALAEALGVGFRDTDADTETAAGKPIGEIFVDDGEEAFRALERRAVAAALTGHDGVLALGGGAVLAAETQELLAGHTVVYLQVGLGEAVKRIGLDGARPLLVLNPRSQLRKLLDERLPIYERLGTLHVATDGRTPAEIAAEIAAALEERS; encoded by the coding sequence GTGACGACCAGGCCCCGCGCGGTGCTCATCGGGCCGCCAGGCTCGGGCAAGTCGACCGTCGGCACCGCGCTCGCCGAAGCGCTCGGCGTCGGGTTCCGCGACACCGACGCCGACACCGAGACCGCCGCGGGCAAGCCGATCGGCGAGATCTTCGTGGACGACGGCGAGGAGGCGTTCCGCGCGCTGGAGCGCCGGGCCGTCGCCGCCGCGCTGACCGGGCACGACGGCGTCCTCGCGCTCGGCGGCGGGGCCGTCCTCGCGGCCGAGACGCAGGAACTGCTGGCCGGGCACACGGTCGTGTACCTCCAGGTCGGGCTCGGCGAGGCGGTGAAGCGCATCGGCCTGGACGGCGCCCGCCCGCTGCTGGTGCTGAACCCGCGCAGCCAGCTCCGCAAGCTGCTGGACGAGCGGCTGCCGATCTACGAACGGCTCGGGACGCTGCACGTCGCCACCGACGGCCGCACGCCCGCCGAGATCGCGGCGGAGATCGCCGCCGCGCTGGAGGAGCGGTCATGA
- a CDS encoding Na+/H+ antiporter subunit E: MDRSRLNLRVGGRVARLPIVLWLTLVWVLVWNRITLANAIYGFVLGLTLLLAFPFPVVDPGVRFHPVGLVRFGARFALDLARSVLPLAWQAVGSNKPGRANSVIAVTLRTRSDAVLVLTAVALSAVPGTLVLDIRRATGTLFLHALGAADDATADLARRQVLDLEARVVRAIGTPADLRALTREENP; this comes from the coding sequence CGCGTCGGAGGACGCGTGGCGCGGCTGCCGATCGTCCTGTGGCTGACGCTCGTCTGGGTCCTCGTCTGGAACCGGATCACGCTCGCCAACGCGATCTACGGCTTCGTGCTCGGCCTCACGCTCCTGCTCGCGTTCCCGTTCCCCGTCGTGGACCCGGGCGTGCGGTTCCATCCGGTCGGGCTCGTCCGGTTCGGCGCGCGGTTCGCGCTCGACCTCGCGCGCAGCGTGCTGCCGCTGGCGTGGCAGGCCGTCGGGTCCAACAAGCCCGGACGGGCCAACTCGGTGATCGCGGTGACGCTGCGGACCCGCTCGGACGCCGTGCTCGTCCTGACGGCGGTCGCGCTGTCGGCCGTGCCCGGCACGCTCGTCCTCGATATCCGGCGCGCGACCGGGACGCTGTTCCTGCACGCGCTCGGGGCCGCCGACGACGCCACCGCCGACCTCGCCCGGCGCCAGGTGCTGGATCTGGAGGCGCGGGTCGTCCGCGCCATCGGGACGCCCGCCGACCTGCGCGCCCTCACCCGGGAGGAGAACCCGTGA
- the aroB gene encoding 3-dehydroquinate synthase, whose product MTVVRVGGADPYDVVIGADVLGDLPRLVGRRARIVAVVHGEGLAALAEPVREALEKAGYTALPMPVPDGEAAKEAGVLAGLWSRFAAAGMTRTDVVVGVGGGATTDLAGFAAASFLRGVRAVLVPTTLLGMVDAAVGGKTGINIPEGKNLVGAFHPPAGVLCDLATLATMPREDYISGLAEVIKAGFIADPVILDLVAADPAGAARPDGPHTSELVERAVRVKADVVASDLKESGLREILNYGHTLAHAIERAEDYRFRHGHAVAVGMVYAAELAVLAGRLDPSVRDRHRDVLASVGLPTSYAAAAWPDLRDAMTIDKKSRGATLRFVVLDALAEPGRLEGPDEDLLRTAYERVAR is encoded by the coding sequence ATGACGGTCGTGCGCGTGGGCGGGGCCGACCCCTACGACGTCGTCATCGGCGCGGACGTCCTCGGCGACCTGCCCCGGCTCGTCGGCCGCCGCGCCCGGATCGTCGCGGTCGTCCACGGCGAAGGGCTCGCGGCGCTGGCCGAGCCCGTCCGGGAGGCCCTGGAGAAGGCCGGGTACACCGCGCTGCCGATGCCCGTGCCGGACGGCGAGGCCGCCAAGGAGGCCGGGGTCCTCGCCGGGCTCTGGTCGCGGTTCGCCGCCGCCGGGATGACCCGCACCGACGTCGTCGTCGGCGTCGGCGGCGGCGCCACCACCGACCTCGCCGGGTTCGCCGCCGCGTCGTTCCTGCGCGGCGTGCGCGCGGTGCTCGTGCCGACGACGCTGCTCGGCATGGTCGACGCGGCCGTCGGCGGCAAGACCGGCATCAACATCCCCGAGGGCAAGAACCTCGTCGGGGCGTTCCACCCGCCCGCGGGCGTCCTGTGCGACCTCGCGACGCTCGCGACGATGCCGCGCGAGGACTACATCAGCGGGCTCGCCGAGGTGATCAAGGCCGGCTTCATCGCGGACCCGGTGATCCTGGACCTGGTCGCCGCCGACCCGGCGGGTGCGGCCAGGCCGGACGGCCCGCACACCTCCGAGCTGGTCGAACGCGCCGTCCGGGTGAAGGCGGACGTGGTCGCGTCCGACCTCAAGGAGAGCGGCCTGCGCGAGATCCTCAACTACGGGCACACGCTCGCGCACGCCATCGAGCGCGCCGAGGACTACCGGTTCCGGCACGGGCACGCCGTCGCGGTCGGCATGGTCTACGCGGCGGAGCTGGCGGTGCTGGCCGGGCGGCTGGACCCGTCCGTCCGGGACCGGCACCGGGACGTTCTCGCCTCGGTGGGGCTGCCCACGTCCTACGCCGCCGCCGCGTGGCCCGACCTGCGCGACGCGATGACGATCGACAAGAAGTCGCGGGGCGCGACCCTGCGGTTCGTGGTCCTGGACGCGCTCGCCGAGCCCGGCCGCCTGGAGGGCCCGGACGAGGACCTGCTGCGCACCGCCTACGAGAGGGTGGCCCGGTGA